In Deltaproteobacteria bacterium, a single window of DNA contains:
- a CDS encoding DUF1848 domain-containing protein: MIISCSRRTDIPAFFTPWLMQQIANGFCEVANPFNPKQISRISLNPEDVDVIVFWTKNAAPLLPYLSKLNQRGFAYYFLYTITGYGPAIEPHVPAIDASFKTYHKLAELIGPERVIWRYDPIIFSEQLNQKFHQQNFTHIAKHLHGYSKRVIISFVDHHYRHANKGLATINSIDTHLQINKSISSTIAQIATNLAAIAGDNALDIYSCSETLDLNANGIKAGSCIDAELIHKLFNKQVSSKKDPYQRSQCNCVKSRDIGAYNTCSHGCIYCYATSSNKPQSSINSVKQ; the protein is encoded by the coding sequence ATGATTATTAGTTGCAGCCGTCGCACCGATATTCCCGCTTTTTTTACACCGTGGCTCATGCAACAAATTGCCAACGGCTTCTGCGAAGTAGCTAATCCATTTAATCCTAAACAAATCTCACGCATTTCACTTAATCCCGAAGATGTTGATGTTATCGTATTTTGGACCAAAAATGCCGCGCCGTTATTACCATATCTATCAAAACTCAATCAACGCGGATTTGCTTATTATTTTCTATATACTATCACCGGTTATGGCCCAGCTATTGAACCGCATGTTCCTGCTATCGATGCGAGCTTTAAAACTTATCATAAATTAGCTGAGCTTATCGGCCCTGAGCGTGTAATTTGGCGTTATGATCCGATTATTTTTAGTGAACAGTTAAACCAAAAATTTCACCAACAGAACTTTACCCATATTGCAAAGCACTTGCATGGTTATAGTAAACGAGTAATCATTAGTTTTGTTGATCATCATTACCGTCATGCTAACAAAGGCTTGGCTACTATCAACAGCATTGATACTCATTTGCAAATCAATAAATCCATCTCTTCTACTATCGCACAAATAGCAACTAATTTAGCAGCAATCGCAGGTGATAATGCTTTAGATATTTATAGTTGTTCTGAAACCTTAGATCTTAATGCTAATGGTATCAAAGCCGGCAGTTGTATTGATGCTGAACTTATTCATAAACTTTTTAATAAACAAGTATCCTCAAAAAAAGATCCATATCAACGTAGTCAATGTAATTGTGTTAAAAGCCGTGACATCGGCGCTTACAACACTTGTTCACATGGTTGTATTTATTGCTATGCAACTTCAAGCAACAAACCGCAAAGTAGTATTAACAGTGTAAAACAATAA
- a CDS encoding Rrf2 family transcriptional regulator: MSTKGRYGLRIMIELANNYGKGPQSVETIATHQHISGKYIHVIAMNLKSAGLLRTVRGPNGGYELAKNPSAITALDIVLALEGKNAPVDCVINAAYCLRANACVARDLWCDIATAIDNVLAGQTIEQLAQKQQAYLDTRHCYTI; the protein is encoded by the coding sequence ATGTCTACCAAAGGCCGTTATGGCCTGCGCATTATGATAGAGCTAGCTAACAATTATGGCAAAGGTCCACAGTCGGTTGAAACAATAGCTACTCATCAACATATATCAGGCAAATATATTCACGTTATTGCAATGAATTTAAAATCGGCCGGTTTGCTCCGTACAGTTCGTGGACCTAATGGCGGATATGAGCTAGCAAAAAACCCATCGGCAATTACTGCTCTTGACATTGTTTTGGCACTTGAAGGTAAAAATGCACCAGTTGATTGTGTGATTAATGCTGCATACTGTTTACGGGCAAACGCATGTGTAGCTCGCGATCTCTGGTGTGATATTGCGACAGCTATTGATAATGTTTTAGCTGGACAAACAATTGAGCAACTTGCTCAAAAACAACAAGCTTACCTTGATACCCGTCATTGCTACACAATTTAA
- the mnmA gene encoding tRNA 2-thiouridine(34) synthase MnmA — MVAPNNDINKNIKVAVAMSGGVDSSVAAALFCAQGYQVIGVTLKLQHTNKNTPDHSTITGCASDANTRAKSVAEQLRIKHYIVDGSSEFEQLVLRPSWNEYKKGRTPSPCLICNEHIKFSMLLKWANAMGATKLATGHYVRIIKNIEDTFQLLRGRDSIKDQSYFLAGLNQYQLGSVLFPLGEFTKTEVRAMAHKLNLATSTTKESQDACLVGSDVSFAEKLREFFAGENIGGPIIDTNGIKLGEHTGIHKFTIGQRKGLGVASLTRRWVCAINPADAAVIITDDEAKLNGDYLRAHDVNWVSGYAPRDELDCQVQIRYNHKPAPAIVTTNTDNSVEVRFKQKVRAITPGQAAVFYDGERTLGRGWISV; from the coding sequence ATGGTCGCCCCAAATAATGACATAAATAAAAATATAAAAGTCGCGGTGGCCATGAGTGGTGGTGTGGATAGCAGTGTTGCAGCAGCCTTGTTTTGCGCTCAAGGTTATCAAGTAATTGGAGTTACCTTGAAACTCCAACACACAAATAAGAATACCCCAGACCACTCAACAATTACTGGGTGTGCTAGCGATGCTAATACACGTGCAAAATCAGTTGCCGAGCAGCTTAGAATAAAGCACTACATAGTAGATGGTAGCAGTGAATTTGAGCAGTTGGTGTTACGTCCAAGTTGGAATGAATATAAAAAGGGACGCACCCCTAGCCCATGCTTAATATGTAATGAACATATTAAATTTTCAATGCTGCTAAAATGGGCAAATGCAATGGGTGCTACTAAGCTTGCCACCGGGCATTATGTACGAATAATTAAAAATATTGAAGATACTTTTCAACTTTTGCGAGGGCGCGATAGTATTAAAGACCAATCATATTTTCTTGCTGGTCTTAACCAATATCAATTAGGTTCCGTGCTCTTTCCTTTAGGCGAATTTACTAAAACTGAAGTACGCGCCATGGCACATAAGTTAAACCTCGCAACATCTACAACTAAAGAAAGCCAAGATGCATGTCTGGTTGGTTCTGATGTCTCTTTTGCCGAAAAGTTGCGTGAATTTTTCGCGGGCGAAAATATTGGTGGGCCTATTATAGATACTAATGGCATAAAATTAGGAGAGCATACAGGTATTCATAAATTCACCATTGGGCAACGCAAAGGACTTGGGGTTGCCTCACTAACGCGTCGTTGGGTGTGTGCAATTAATCCCGCAGATGCTGCGGTAATAATTACTGATGATGAAGCAAAGCTTAATGGTGACTATCTACGCGCACACGATGTTAATTGGGTTAGTGGATATGCTCCGAGAGATGAATTAGATTGTCAGGTTCAAATTCGTTACAATCATAAACCAGCCCCAGCAATAGTCACTACTAATACAGATAACAGTGTGGAAGTAAGGTTTAAACAAAAAGTACGTGCTATTACCCCTGGACAAGCTGCAGTTTTTTATGATGGCGAACGGACGTTAGGCAGGGGGTGGATTAGTGTTTAA